The following are from one region of the Cyanobium gracile PCC 6307 genome:
- a CDS encoding lactate dehydrogenase: MPPPVMADALQSSDGSRPCRGLRAGSLAGLLLLVLAGGGGRVLANVQFENCVTAADGSITCDTVPTGNTLMNDVDARYGLLQNASPGWSEFEPYEGYDDDFGGNET, from the coding sequence ATGCCCCCTCCGGTGATGGCCGACGCTCTGCAGTCCAGCGATGGTTCGCGCCCCTGCCGCGGGCTCCGGGCGGGTTCTCTGGCCGGCCTCCTGCTGCTCGTCCTGGCGGGGGGAGGGGGCAGGGTGCTGGCCAATGTGCAGTTCGAGAATTGCGTCACCGCCGCCGATGGGTCGATCACCTGCGACACGGTGCCCACCGGCAACACGCTGATGAATGATGTGGACGCCCGCTACGGGCTGCTGCAGAACGCCAGTCCCGGCTGGAGTGAGTTCGAGCCTTACGAGGGCTACGACGATGACTTCGGTGGCAATGAGACATGA
- the gluQRS gene encoding tRNA glutamyl-Q(34) synthetase GluQRS, translating to MRLPLHLQERLGWGLELRRQGYRTRFAPSPTGPLHRGNLRTALLGWLEARLKGGVWLLRIDDLDGPRNRSGAEDAILEDLRWLGLPWDGPVARQSAQRGVYATVLSALRQAGRLYPCRCSRRLLADVSAPHGALAIYPGYCRNGPPLWGPQAGRLPSWRLRLEPGALRWQERCGPAGRQDGPAEVGDVVLRRADGVVAYHLATAVDELLMGISEVVRGEDLWPSTGAQVAVMAALGTDPPAYAHVPLWRDGQGERLSKREGAEGLAGMRRRGLDAPGVIGDLAASLGLVPPGSRLSARELANHLTLDGLEDSLRRGKGTNA from the coding sequence CTGCGACTGCCCCTCCATCTCCAGGAACGCCTCGGCTGGGGTCTGGAGCTCCGGCGGCAGGGCTACCGAACCCGTTTCGCCCCGTCCCCCACCGGCCCCCTGCACCGGGGCAACCTGCGCACCGCCCTGCTCGGCTGGCTCGAAGCCCGGCTGAAGGGCGGTGTGTGGCTATTGCGCATCGATGACCTCGACGGGCCCCGCAACCGGTCGGGTGCCGAGGACGCGATCCTGGAGGATCTGCGCTGGCTGGGTCTGCCCTGGGACGGACCCGTGGCCCGCCAGAGCGCCCAGCGCGGCGTCTACGCCACCGTTCTCTCAGCCCTGCGCCAGGCCGGCCGTCTCTACCCCTGCCGCTGCAGCCGGCGGTTGCTGGCCGATGTCTCCGCCCCCCATGGAGCGCTGGCGATCTATCCGGGCTACTGCCGGAATGGCCCGCCCCTGTGGGGCCCCCAGGCGGGGCGGCTGCCCAGCTGGCGACTGCGTCTGGAGCCCGGCGCCCTGCGCTGGCAGGAGCGCTGCGGACCCGCTGGCCGCCAGGACGGCCCCGCCGAGGTGGGGGATGTGGTGCTGCGCCGGGCCGACGGGGTGGTGGCTTACCACCTGGCCACAGCCGTGGATGAGCTGCTGATGGGCATCAGCGAGGTGGTGCGGGGAGAGGATCTGTGGCCCTCCACCGGGGCCCAGGTGGCCGTGATGGCCGCCCTCGGCACCGACCCGCCGGCCTATGCCCACGTGCCCCTGTGGCGTGATGGCCAGGGGGAGCGGCTGAGCAAGCGGGAGGGGGCCGAGGGGCTGGCCGGCATGCGCCGCCGGGGCCTGGATGCCCCCGGCGTGATCGGGGACCTGGCCGCCAGCCTCGGCCTGGTGCCGCCGGGCAGCCGGCTCAGTGCCCGGGAGCTGGCGAACCACCTGACCCTGGACGGCCTGGAGGATTCCCTGCGCCGGGGGAAGGGCACGAATGCTTAA
- a CDS encoding HU family DNA-binding protein gives MNKADLVNIVAARTELTKTDVSLVVDAAIETIVDSVVEGKKVSILGFGSFEPRERSARQGLNPKTGEKIKIPAKRVPAFTAGKLFKDKVQG, from the coding sequence ATGAACAAAGCTGATCTCGTCAACATCGTGGCTGCCCGCACGGAGCTCACCAAGACCGACGTCTCCCTCGTCGTCGATGCCGCCATCGAAACCATCGTCGATTCGGTGGTCGAGGGCAAGAAGGTGTCCATCCTCGGCTTCGGCTCCTTCGAGCCCCGTGAGCGTTCCGCCCGTCAGGGTCTGAATCCCAAGACCGGCGAGAAGATCAAGATCCCCGCCAAGCGCGTACCCGCCTTCACCGCCGGCAAGCTCTTCAAGGACAAGGTCCAGGGCTGA
- a CDS encoding glycogen debranching protein yields MSATRIGHPWPLGASVTRRGVNFSVVAPLATRIELLIFADGAAREPLEVIELDPAHRSGEHWHVEVEGLGIGCCYGYRVFGPIQPGSHGFNPSKVLLDPCARAITGWDVYQRGAAVGAVPNASACLKGVVTERDRFDFDAAPRPRHSWQKSVIYELHVGGFTRGAGCPVPGERQGTLLGLIDTLPYLQSMGVTAIELLPVMAFDPQDAPAGRFNHWGYSPVSWMAPHPAYLVERDPLQGRHEVRQLVTACHQAGLEVILDVVYNHTSEGNQEGPTLSWRGFGDALYYHQTARGDYLDVSGCGNTIAANRPLVRRLILESLRCWSTELGIDGFRFDLGIALTRGEALAPLDAPPLFEEMEADPDLSDLKVVSEPWDCGGLYRLADFPARRVASWNGRFRDDVRRFWKGDDRTTWSLSQRLSGNPDLFNGQPSPVGRTINFLTAHDGFTLADLVSFDRKHNLANGENDRDGDNHNNSWNHGVEGPCSDAGVNGLRDRQLRNLLASLLLAPGVPMLLMGDEVRRSQGGNNNTWCQNNPLGWMHWQPDAGDMALRRFLRRLIQLRQRLAPLLNQELPLAPAPAGPARGAGSLPLWREWHGLELGKPDWASWSHCLGWSLHDASLGPLLWCGMNAYYQPMQFQLPAQAAGWRRVIDTAIPGDHDLPAKPDPWLLPTAPLESRSLMLLVATPLLEEPEEGAAAVAPAEEQAGGGNRTRIISLEG; encoded by the coding sequence TTGTCGGCGACCCGGATCGGACATCCCTGGCCACTGGGGGCCTCCGTCACACGCCGGGGCGTCAATTTCTCCGTGGTGGCCCCCCTGGCCACCCGCATCGAGCTGCTGATCTTCGCGGACGGGGCCGCCCGGGAACCCCTGGAGGTGATCGAACTCGACCCCGCCCACCGCTCCGGTGAGCACTGGCATGTGGAGGTGGAAGGCCTCGGGATCGGCTGCTGCTATGGCTACCGGGTGTTCGGCCCGATCCAGCCCGGGAGCCATGGCTTCAACCCCTCCAAGGTGCTGCTCGATCCCTGCGCCAGGGCGATCACCGGCTGGGACGTCTACCAGCGGGGCGCCGCCGTCGGCGCCGTCCCCAACGCCTCCGCCTGCCTCAAGGGGGTGGTCACCGAGCGGGACCGGTTCGACTTCGACGCCGCCCCCCGGCCGCGCCATTCCTGGCAGAAGAGCGTCATCTACGAGCTGCACGTGGGCGGTTTCACCCGTGGCGCTGGCTGCCCGGTGCCGGGGGAACGCCAGGGCACCCTGCTGGGGCTGATCGACACCCTGCCCTACCTCCAGTCGATGGGGGTGACGGCGATCGAACTGCTGCCGGTGATGGCGTTCGATCCCCAGGACGCCCCCGCCGGGCGGTTCAACCACTGGGGCTACAGCCCCGTGAGCTGGATGGCGCCCCATCCGGCCTATCTGGTCGAGCGCGACCCGCTGCAGGGTCGCCACGAGGTGCGCCAGCTGGTGACGGCCTGCCACCAGGCTGGCCTGGAGGTGATTCTGGATGTGGTCTACAACCACACCAGCGAAGGCAACCAGGAGGGCCCCACCCTGAGCTGGCGCGGCTTCGGCGACGCCCTCTACTACCACCAGACGGCCAGGGGCGACTACCTCGACGTCAGCGGCTGCGGCAACACGATCGCCGCCAACCGCCCCCTGGTGCGGCGCCTGATCCTGGAGTCCCTGCGGTGCTGGAGCACGGAGCTGGGCATCGACGGCTTCCGCTTCGACCTCGGCATCGCCCTGACCCGGGGGGAGGCCCTGGCCCCCCTCGATGCGCCTCCCCTGTTCGAGGAGATGGAGGCGGATCCCGATCTCAGCGATCTGAAGGTGGTGAGCGAACCCTGGGACTGCGGCGGCCTTTACCGGCTCGCCGACTTCCCGGCCCGGCGGGTGGCCAGCTGGAACGGCCGCTTCCGCGACGACGTGCGCCGCTTCTGGAAGGGGGACGACCGCACCACCTGGAGCCTGAGTCAGCGCCTGTCAGGCAATCCGGATCTGTTCAATGGCCAGCCCTCTCCGGTGGGCCGCACGATCAACTTCCTCACCGCCCACGATGGCTTCACCCTGGCGGACCTGGTCAGCTTCGACCGCAAGCACAACCTGGCCAACGGCGAGAACGACCGCGACGGGGACAACCACAACAACAGCTGGAACCACGGCGTGGAGGGTCCCTGCAGCGACGCCGGCGTCAACGGCCTGCGGGACCGGCAGCTGCGCAACCTGCTGGCCTCCCTGCTGCTGGCCCCCGGGGTGCCGATGCTGTTGATGGGCGATGAGGTGCGGCGCAGCCAGGGGGGCAACAACAACACCTGGTGCCAGAACAACCCCCTGGGGTGGATGCACTGGCAGCCGGACGCCGGGGACATGGCCCTGCGCCGCTTTCTGCGGCGCCTGATCCAACTGCGTCAGCGGCTCGCCCCCCTGCTCAACCAGGAGCTGCCCCTGGCACCGGCCCCTGCCGGCCCTGCCCGGGGCGCCGGCAGCCTGCCCCTCTGGCGGGAGTGGCACGGGCTCGAGCTGGGCAAGCCCGACTGGGCCAGCTGGTCCCACTGCCTGGGCTGGAGCCTGCATGACGCCAGCCTCGGCCCCCTGCTCTGGTGCGGCATGAACGCCTACTACCAGCCGATGCAGTTCCAGCTGCCGGCCCAGGCCGCGGGCTGGCGGCGGGTCATCGACACGGCCATTCCCGGCGACCATGACCTGCCGGCGAAACCCGATCCCTGGCTGCTGCCGACGGCGCCCCTGGAGAGCCGCAGCCTGATGCTGCTGGTGGCGACCCCCCTGCTCGAGGAGCCTGAGGAGGGAGCGGCGGCGGTGGCTCCGGCGGAGGAGCAAGCGGGCGGCGGGAATCGAACCCGCATCATCAGCTTGGAAGGCTGA